In the Chiloscyllium plagiosum isolate BGI_BamShark_2017 chromosome 15, ASM401019v2, whole genome shotgun sequence genome, one interval contains:
- the pcdh19 gene encoding protocadherin-19 isoform X3, which produces MGWLLAPLFALLLWARAAAAVVNLKYSIVEEERAGTVIGNIAKDAGLSTWEQTVPLFRVLSNSAPHLVEINPLTGLLVTKQKIDRDLLCRQSAKCLISLEEMVNSMEIYVIKVEIVDLNDNSPSFPAERIDLEISETASPGTRIPLESAYDPDAGQYGVQSYRLSPSELFALEIKSRGDGSRFAELVVEKPLDRERQSRYSLQLSAVDGGEPPRVGSTQLNIRVIDSNDNYPRFERAAYTVSVLENAPLGSLVTELKASDPDEGSNGQVVYSFNSYVPERTRQLFALEPRTGALTVRGDIDYEEGTVYEIDVQAKDLGPNSIPAHCKVTVHVVDVNDNVPVISLFSVNSGTVEVSEAAPPGYVIGLVRVSDRDSGPNGRVRCQLLGEPPFRLQEYESFYTVLVDGRLDRERRDLYNLTVLAKDSGSPSLQSSRSFGVRVSDENDNPPVFAQPVYQVMVQENNTPGSHLLSVSARDPDLGSNGTVSYQVAPSQVKDMPVFTYVSINPTSGDVYALRSFNHEQTRSFEFQVLARDGGAPPLQSNATVRVLVLDVNDNVPLISAPPLVNGTAELYIPRGVPAGYLVTVLRADDYDDGDNGRLSYEIAEGARGHFHVGAANGEIRTSRRFAEGADTTYELVVVAQDHGKPALSSTALIVVYLSPALDAQESGGSLNLSLIFIIALGSIAAILFVTMIFVAVKCKRDNKEIRTYNCRVAEYSYGQQKKPKKKGKISKNDIRLVPRDMEETDKMNVVSCSSLTSSLNYFDYHQQTLPLGCRRSEATFLNVENQNSRNAAGNHVYHTFTSTQSSQQQPDLIINGMPLPESENYSIESSYVNSRQHLIKRSERTFYLHRRMPDFRSLGQMLDASGGSSKPCQIT; this is translated from the coding sequence ATGGGTTGGTTGCTAGCGCCGCTGTTCGCCCTGCTCCTGTGGGCTCGGGCTGCCGCCGCCGTGGTCAACCTGAAATACTCGATCGTGGAGGAGGAGAGAGCGGGCACGGTGATCGGCAACATCGCCAAGGACGCCGGCTTGTCCACCTGGGAGCAGACGGTGCCCCTGTTCCGCGTCCTCTCCAACTCGGCGCCTCACCTGGTGGAGATCAACCCGCTGACCGGCTTGCTGGTGACCAAGCAGAAGATCGACCGCGACCTGCTGTGCCGCCAGAGCGCCAAGTGCCTCATTTCGCTGGAGGAGATGGTCAACTCCATGGAGATCTACGTGATCAAGGTGGAGATCGTGGACCTGAACGACAACTCGCCGAGCTTCCCCGCCGAGAGGATCGACCTGGAGATCTCGGAGACGGCGAGCCCGGGCACCCGCATCCCGCTGGAGAGCGCCTACGACCCGGACGCCGGCCAGTACGGGGTGCAGAGCTACCGGCTCAGCCCGAGCGAGCTGTTCGCGCTGGAGATCAAGAGCCGCGGGGACGGCTCCCGCTTCGCCGAGCTGGTGGTGGAGAAGCCGCTGGACCGCGAGCGGCAGTCCCGGTACAGCCTGCAGCTGAGCGCGGTGGACGGCGGCGAGCCGCCGCGGGTGGGCAGCACCCAGCTCAACATCCGAGTGATCGACTCGAACGACAACTACCCGCGCTTCGAGAGGGCCGCCTACACGGTCAGCGTGCTGGAGAACGCGCCGCTCGGCTCCCTGGTCACCGAGCTGAAGGCGTCCGACCCGGACGAGGGCAGCAACGGCCAGGTCGTCTACTCGTTCAACAGCTACGTGCCCGAGCGGACCCGCCAGCTCTTCGCGCTCGAGCCCCGCACCGGCGCGCTCACCGTCCGCGGCGACATCGACTACGAGGAGGGCACCGTCTACGAGATCGACGTTCAGGCGAAGGACCTGGGGCCGAACTCCATCCCGGCTCACTGCAAGGTCACCGTGCACGTGGTGGACGTGAACGACAACGTGCCGGTGATCAGCCTCTTCTCGGTCAACAGCGGCACGGTGGAGGTCAGCGAGGCCGCGCCGCCCGGCTACGTGATCGGCCTGGTGCGGGTGTCCGACCGCGACTCCGGGCCCAACGGCCGCGTCCGCTGCCAGCTGCTGGGCGAGCCGCCGTTCCGCCTGCAGGAGTACGAGAGCTTCTACACGGTGCTGGTGGACGGCCGCCTGGACCGGGAGCGGCGGGACCTCTACAACCTGACGGTGCTGGCCAAGGACAGCGGCTCGCCCTCGCTGCAGTCCTCGCGCTCGTTCGGCGTCAGGGTGAGCGACGAGAACGACAACCCGCCGGTGTTCGCGCAGCCCGTCTACCAGGTGATGGTGCAGGAGAACAACACGCCCGGCTCCCACCTGCTCTCGGTGTCCGCCCGCGACCCCGACCTCGGCTCCAACGGCACCGTCTCCTACCAGGTCGCCCCGTCCCAGGTCAAGGACATGCCGGTCTTCACCTACGTCTCCATCAACCCGACCTCGGGCGACGTCTACGCCCTGCGCTCCTTCAACCACGAGCAGACCCGCTCCTTCGAGTTCCAGGTGCTGGCCCGGGACGGCGGGGCGCCTCCGCTGCAGAGCAACGCCACGGTCCGCGTGCTGGTGCTCGACGTCAACGACAACGTGCCGCTCATCTCGGCGCCGCCGCTGGTCAACGGCACCGCGGAGCTCTACATCCCGCGCGGGGTGCCCGCCGGCTACCTGGTCACCGTGCTCAGGGCGGACGACTACGACGACGGCGACAACGGCCGCCTGAGCTACGAGATCGCGGAGGGGGCGCGCGGGCACTTCCACGTGGGCGCGGCCAACGGCGAGATCCGCACGAGCCGCCGCTTCGCCGAGGGCGCCGACACCACCTACGAGCTGGTGGTGGTCGCCCAGGACCACGGCAAGCCCGCGCTCTCCTCCACCGCCCTGATCGTGGTGTACCTGTCGCCCGCCCTGGACGCACAGGAGTCCGGCGGCTCCCTCAACCTCTCGCTGATCTTCATCATCGCCCTGGGCTCCATCGCCGCCATCCTCTTCGTCACCATGATCTTCGTGGCGGTCAAGTGCAAGCGGGACAACAAGGAGATCAGGACCTACAACTGCAGGGTGGCCGAGTACTCCTACGGGCAGCAGAAGAAGCCCAAGAAGAAGGGCAAGATCAGCAAGAACGACATCCGCCTGGTGCCCAGGGACATGGAGGAGACCGACAAGATGAACGTGGTCAGctgctcctccctcacctcctcccTCAACTACTTCGACTACCACCAGCAGACTTTGCCCCTGGGGTGCCGCAGGTCGGAGGCCACCTTCCTGAACGTGGAGAACCAGAACTCGAGGAACGCCGCCGGGAACCACGTGTATCACACCTTCACCAGCACCCAGAGCTCCCAGCAACAGCCAGATCTCATCATCAACGGCATGCCACTTCCAGAG
- the pcdh19 gene encoding protocadherin-19 isoform X5, with amino-acid sequence MGWLLAPLFALLLWARAAAAVVNLKYSIVEEERAGTVIGNIAKDAGLSTWEQTVPLFRVLSNSAPHLVEINPLTGLLVTKQKIDRDLLCRQSAKCLISLEEMVNSMEIYVIKVEIVDLNDNSPSFPAERIDLEISETASPGTRIPLESAYDPDAGQYGVQSYRLSPSELFALEIKSRGDGSRFAELVVEKPLDRERQSRYSLQLSAVDGGEPPRVGSTQLNIRVIDSNDNYPRFERAAYTVSVLENAPLGSLVTELKASDPDEGSNGQVVYSFNSYVPERTRQLFALEPRTGALTVRGDIDYEEGTVYEIDVQAKDLGPNSIPAHCKVTVHVVDVNDNVPVISLFSVNSGTVEVSEAAPPGYVIGLVRVSDRDSGPNGRVRCQLLGEPPFRLQEYESFYTVLVDGRLDRERRDLYNLTVLAKDSGSPSLQSSRSFGVRVSDENDNPPVFAQPVYQVMVQENNTPGSHLLSVSARDPDLGSNGTVSYQVAPSQVKDMPVFTYVSINPTSGDVYALRSFNHEQTRSFEFQVLARDGGAPPLQSNATVRVLVLDVNDNVPLISAPPLVNGTAELYIPRGVPAGYLVTVLRADDYDDGDNGRLSYEIAEGARGHFHVGAANGEIRTSRRFAEGADTTYELVVVAQDHGKPALSSTALIVVYLSPALDAQESGGSLNLSLIFIIALGSIAAILFVTMIFVAVKCKRDNKEIRTYNCRVAEYSYGQQKKPKKKGKISKNDIRLVPRDMEETDKMNVVSCSSLTSSLNYFDYHQQTLPLGCRRSEATFLNVENQNSRNAAGNHVYHTFTSTQSSQQQPDLIINGMPLPE; translated from the exons ATGGGTTGGTTGCTAGCGCCGCTGTTCGCCCTGCTCCTGTGGGCTCGGGCTGCCGCCGCCGTGGTCAACCTGAAATACTCGATCGTGGAGGAGGAGAGAGCGGGCACGGTGATCGGCAACATCGCCAAGGACGCCGGCTTGTCCACCTGGGAGCAGACGGTGCCCCTGTTCCGCGTCCTCTCCAACTCGGCGCCTCACCTGGTGGAGATCAACCCGCTGACCGGCTTGCTGGTGACCAAGCAGAAGATCGACCGCGACCTGCTGTGCCGCCAGAGCGCCAAGTGCCTCATTTCGCTGGAGGAGATGGTCAACTCCATGGAGATCTACGTGATCAAGGTGGAGATCGTGGACCTGAACGACAACTCGCCGAGCTTCCCCGCCGAGAGGATCGACCTGGAGATCTCGGAGACGGCGAGCCCGGGCACCCGCATCCCGCTGGAGAGCGCCTACGACCCGGACGCCGGCCAGTACGGGGTGCAGAGCTACCGGCTCAGCCCGAGCGAGCTGTTCGCGCTGGAGATCAAGAGCCGCGGGGACGGCTCCCGCTTCGCCGAGCTGGTGGTGGAGAAGCCGCTGGACCGCGAGCGGCAGTCCCGGTACAGCCTGCAGCTGAGCGCGGTGGACGGCGGCGAGCCGCCGCGGGTGGGCAGCACCCAGCTCAACATCCGAGTGATCGACTCGAACGACAACTACCCGCGCTTCGAGAGGGCCGCCTACACGGTCAGCGTGCTGGAGAACGCGCCGCTCGGCTCCCTGGTCACCGAGCTGAAGGCGTCCGACCCGGACGAGGGCAGCAACGGCCAGGTCGTCTACTCGTTCAACAGCTACGTGCCCGAGCGGACCCGCCAGCTCTTCGCGCTCGAGCCCCGCACCGGCGCGCTCACCGTCCGCGGCGACATCGACTACGAGGAGGGCACCGTCTACGAGATCGACGTTCAGGCGAAGGACCTGGGGCCGAACTCCATCCCGGCTCACTGCAAGGTCACCGTGCACGTGGTGGACGTGAACGACAACGTGCCGGTGATCAGCCTCTTCTCGGTCAACAGCGGCACGGTGGAGGTCAGCGAGGCCGCGCCGCCCGGCTACGTGATCGGCCTGGTGCGGGTGTCCGACCGCGACTCCGGGCCCAACGGCCGCGTCCGCTGCCAGCTGCTGGGCGAGCCGCCGTTCCGCCTGCAGGAGTACGAGAGCTTCTACACGGTGCTGGTGGACGGCCGCCTGGACCGGGAGCGGCGGGACCTCTACAACCTGACGGTGCTGGCCAAGGACAGCGGCTCGCCCTCGCTGCAGTCCTCGCGCTCGTTCGGCGTCAGGGTGAGCGACGAGAACGACAACCCGCCGGTGTTCGCGCAGCCCGTCTACCAGGTGATGGTGCAGGAGAACAACACGCCCGGCTCCCACCTGCTCTCGGTGTCCGCCCGCGACCCCGACCTCGGCTCCAACGGCACCGTCTCCTACCAGGTCGCCCCGTCCCAGGTCAAGGACATGCCGGTCTTCACCTACGTCTCCATCAACCCGACCTCGGGCGACGTCTACGCCCTGCGCTCCTTCAACCACGAGCAGACCCGCTCCTTCGAGTTCCAGGTGCTGGCCCGGGACGGCGGGGCGCCTCCGCTGCAGAGCAACGCCACGGTCCGCGTGCTGGTGCTCGACGTCAACGACAACGTGCCGCTCATCTCGGCGCCGCCGCTGGTCAACGGCACCGCGGAGCTCTACATCCCGCGCGGGGTGCCCGCCGGCTACCTGGTCACCGTGCTCAGGGCGGACGACTACGACGACGGCGACAACGGCCGCCTGAGCTACGAGATCGCGGAGGGGGCGCGCGGGCACTTCCACGTGGGCGCGGCCAACGGCGAGATCCGCACGAGCCGCCGCTTCGCCGAGGGCGCCGACACCACCTACGAGCTGGTGGTGGTCGCCCAGGACCACGGCAAGCCCGCGCTCTCCTCCACCGCCCTGATCGTGGTGTACCTGTCGCCCGCCCTGGACGCACAGGAGTCCGGCGGCTCCCTCAACCTCTCGCTGATCTTCATCATCGCCCTGGGCTCCATCGCCGCCATCCTCTTCGTCACCATGATCTTCGTGGCGGTCAAGTGCAAGCGGGACAACAAGGAGATCAGGACCTACAACTGCAGGGTGGCCGAGTACTCCTACGGGCAGCAGAAGAAGCCCAAGAAGAAGGGCAAGATCAGCAAGAACGACATCCGCCTGGTGCCCAGGGACATGGAGGAGACCGACAAGATGAACGTGGTCAGctgctcctccctcacctcctcccTCAACTACTTCGACTACCACCAGCAGACTTTGCCCCTGGGGTGCCGCAGGTCGGAGGCCACCTTCCTGAACGTGGAGAACCAGAACTCGAGGAACGCCGCCGGGAACCACGTGTATCACACCTTCACCAGCACCCAGAGCTCCCAGCAACAGCCAGATCTCATCATCAACGGCATGCCACTTCCAGAG tga
- the pcdh19 gene encoding protocadherin-19 isoform X4 codes for MGWLLAPLFALLLWARAAAAVVNLKYSIVEEERAGTVIGNIAKDAGLSTWEQTVPLFRVLSNSAPHLVEINPLTGLLVTKQKIDRDLLCRQSAKCLISLEEMVNSMEIYVIKVEIVDLNDNSPSFPAERIDLEISETASPGTRIPLESAYDPDAGQYGVQSYRLSPSELFALEIKSRGDGSRFAELVVEKPLDRERQSRYSLQLSAVDGGEPPRVGSTQLNIRVIDSNDNYPRFERAAYTVSVLENAPLGSLVTELKASDPDEGSNGQVVYSFNSYVPERTRQLFALEPRTGALTVRGDIDYEEGTVYEIDVQAKDLGPNSIPAHCKVTVHVVDVNDNVPVISLFSVNSGTVEVSEAAPPGYVIGLVRVSDRDSGPNGRVRCQLLGEPPFRLQEYESFYTVLVDGRLDRERRDLYNLTVLAKDSGSPSLQSSRSFGVRVSDENDNPPVFAQPVYQVMVQENNTPGSHLLSVSARDPDLGSNGTVSYQVAPSQVKDMPVFTYVSINPTSGDVYALRSFNHEQTRSFEFQVLARDGGAPPLQSNATVRVLVLDVNDNVPLISAPPLVNGTAELYIPRGVPAGYLVTVLRADDYDDGDNGRLSYEIAEGARGHFHVGAANGEIRTSRRFAEGADTTYELVVVAQDHGKPALSSTALIVVYLSPALDAQESGGSLNLSLIFIIALGSIAAILFVTMIFVAVKCKRDNKEIRTYNCRVAEYSYGQQKKPKKKGKISKNDIRLVPRDMEETDKMNVVSCSSLTSSLNYFDYHQQTLPLGCRRSEATFLNVENQNSRNAAGNHVYHTFTSTQSSQQQPDLIINGMPLPEDPCVCSPIQLRIMLP; via the coding sequence ATGGGTTGGTTGCTAGCGCCGCTGTTCGCCCTGCTCCTGTGGGCTCGGGCTGCCGCCGCCGTGGTCAACCTGAAATACTCGATCGTGGAGGAGGAGAGAGCGGGCACGGTGATCGGCAACATCGCCAAGGACGCCGGCTTGTCCACCTGGGAGCAGACGGTGCCCCTGTTCCGCGTCCTCTCCAACTCGGCGCCTCACCTGGTGGAGATCAACCCGCTGACCGGCTTGCTGGTGACCAAGCAGAAGATCGACCGCGACCTGCTGTGCCGCCAGAGCGCCAAGTGCCTCATTTCGCTGGAGGAGATGGTCAACTCCATGGAGATCTACGTGATCAAGGTGGAGATCGTGGACCTGAACGACAACTCGCCGAGCTTCCCCGCCGAGAGGATCGACCTGGAGATCTCGGAGACGGCGAGCCCGGGCACCCGCATCCCGCTGGAGAGCGCCTACGACCCGGACGCCGGCCAGTACGGGGTGCAGAGCTACCGGCTCAGCCCGAGCGAGCTGTTCGCGCTGGAGATCAAGAGCCGCGGGGACGGCTCCCGCTTCGCCGAGCTGGTGGTGGAGAAGCCGCTGGACCGCGAGCGGCAGTCCCGGTACAGCCTGCAGCTGAGCGCGGTGGACGGCGGCGAGCCGCCGCGGGTGGGCAGCACCCAGCTCAACATCCGAGTGATCGACTCGAACGACAACTACCCGCGCTTCGAGAGGGCCGCCTACACGGTCAGCGTGCTGGAGAACGCGCCGCTCGGCTCCCTGGTCACCGAGCTGAAGGCGTCCGACCCGGACGAGGGCAGCAACGGCCAGGTCGTCTACTCGTTCAACAGCTACGTGCCCGAGCGGACCCGCCAGCTCTTCGCGCTCGAGCCCCGCACCGGCGCGCTCACCGTCCGCGGCGACATCGACTACGAGGAGGGCACCGTCTACGAGATCGACGTTCAGGCGAAGGACCTGGGGCCGAACTCCATCCCGGCTCACTGCAAGGTCACCGTGCACGTGGTGGACGTGAACGACAACGTGCCGGTGATCAGCCTCTTCTCGGTCAACAGCGGCACGGTGGAGGTCAGCGAGGCCGCGCCGCCCGGCTACGTGATCGGCCTGGTGCGGGTGTCCGACCGCGACTCCGGGCCCAACGGCCGCGTCCGCTGCCAGCTGCTGGGCGAGCCGCCGTTCCGCCTGCAGGAGTACGAGAGCTTCTACACGGTGCTGGTGGACGGCCGCCTGGACCGGGAGCGGCGGGACCTCTACAACCTGACGGTGCTGGCCAAGGACAGCGGCTCGCCCTCGCTGCAGTCCTCGCGCTCGTTCGGCGTCAGGGTGAGCGACGAGAACGACAACCCGCCGGTGTTCGCGCAGCCCGTCTACCAGGTGATGGTGCAGGAGAACAACACGCCCGGCTCCCACCTGCTCTCGGTGTCCGCCCGCGACCCCGACCTCGGCTCCAACGGCACCGTCTCCTACCAGGTCGCCCCGTCCCAGGTCAAGGACATGCCGGTCTTCACCTACGTCTCCATCAACCCGACCTCGGGCGACGTCTACGCCCTGCGCTCCTTCAACCACGAGCAGACCCGCTCCTTCGAGTTCCAGGTGCTGGCCCGGGACGGCGGGGCGCCTCCGCTGCAGAGCAACGCCACGGTCCGCGTGCTGGTGCTCGACGTCAACGACAACGTGCCGCTCATCTCGGCGCCGCCGCTGGTCAACGGCACCGCGGAGCTCTACATCCCGCGCGGGGTGCCCGCCGGCTACCTGGTCACCGTGCTCAGGGCGGACGACTACGACGACGGCGACAACGGCCGCCTGAGCTACGAGATCGCGGAGGGGGCGCGCGGGCACTTCCACGTGGGCGCGGCCAACGGCGAGATCCGCACGAGCCGCCGCTTCGCCGAGGGCGCCGACACCACCTACGAGCTGGTGGTGGTCGCCCAGGACCACGGCAAGCCCGCGCTCTCCTCCACCGCCCTGATCGTGGTGTACCTGTCGCCCGCCCTGGACGCACAGGAGTCCGGCGGCTCCCTCAACCTCTCGCTGATCTTCATCATCGCCCTGGGCTCCATCGCCGCCATCCTCTTCGTCACCATGATCTTCGTGGCGGTCAAGTGCAAGCGGGACAACAAGGAGATCAGGACCTACAACTGCAGGGTGGCCGAGTACTCCTACGGGCAGCAGAAGAAGCCCAAGAAGAAGGGCAAGATCAGCAAGAACGACATCCGCCTGGTGCCCAGGGACATGGAGGAGACCGACAAGATGAACGTGGTCAGctgctcctccctcacctcctcccTCAACTACTTCGACTACCACCAGCAGACTTTGCCCCTGGGGTGCCGCAGGTCGGAGGCCACCTTCCTGAACGTGGAGAACCAGAACTCGAGGAACGCCGCCGGGAACCACGTGTATCACACCTTCACCAGCACCCAGAGCTCCCAGCAACAGCCAGATCTCATCATCAACGGCATGCCACTTCCAGAG
- the pcdh19 gene encoding protocadherin-19 isoform X2 — MGWLLAPLFALLLWARAAAAVVNLKYSIVEEERAGTVIGNIAKDAGLSTWEQTVPLFRVLSNSAPHLVEINPLTGLLVTKQKIDRDLLCRQSAKCLISLEEMVNSMEIYVIKVEIVDLNDNSPSFPAERIDLEISETASPGTRIPLESAYDPDAGQYGVQSYRLSPSELFALEIKSRGDGSRFAELVVEKPLDRERQSRYSLQLSAVDGGEPPRVGSTQLNIRVIDSNDNYPRFERAAYTVSVLENAPLGSLVTELKASDPDEGSNGQVVYSFNSYVPERTRQLFALEPRTGALTVRGDIDYEEGTVYEIDVQAKDLGPNSIPAHCKVTVHVVDVNDNVPVISLFSVNSGTVEVSEAAPPGYVIGLVRVSDRDSGPNGRVRCQLLGEPPFRLQEYESFYTVLVDGRLDRERRDLYNLTVLAKDSGSPSLQSSRSFGVRVSDENDNPPVFAQPVYQVMVQENNTPGSHLLSVSARDPDLGSNGTVSYQVAPSQVKDMPVFTYVSINPTSGDVYALRSFNHEQTRSFEFQVLARDGGAPPLQSNATVRVLVLDVNDNVPLISAPPLVNGTAELYIPRGVPAGYLVTVLRADDYDDGDNGRLSYEIAEGARGHFHVGAANGEIRTSRRFAEGADTTYELVVVAQDHGKPALSSTALIVVYLSPALDAQESGGSLNLSLIFIIALGSIAAILFVTMIFVAVKCKRDNKEIRTYNCRVAEYSYGQQKKPKKKGKISKNDIRLVPRDMEETDKMNVVSCSSLTSSLNYFDYHQQTLPLGCRRSEATFLNVENQNSRNAAGNHVYHTFTSTQSSQQQPDLIINGMPLPEAVNLLRVGMEPALHHPSSVQLCVRPLAHGCPITLSRLLWQVMIKGISTGAWVQMKT; from the exons ATGGGTTGGTTGCTAGCGCCGCTGTTCGCCCTGCTCCTGTGGGCTCGGGCTGCCGCCGCCGTGGTCAACCTGAAATACTCGATCGTGGAGGAGGAGAGAGCGGGCACGGTGATCGGCAACATCGCCAAGGACGCCGGCTTGTCCACCTGGGAGCAGACGGTGCCCCTGTTCCGCGTCCTCTCCAACTCGGCGCCTCACCTGGTGGAGATCAACCCGCTGACCGGCTTGCTGGTGACCAAGCAGAAGATCGACCGCGACCTGCTGTGCCGCCAGAGCGCCAAGTGCCTCATTTCGCTGGAGGAGATGGTCAACTCCATGGAGATCTACGTGATCAAGGTGGAGATCGTGGACCTGAACGACAACTCGCCGAGCTTCCCCGCCGAGAGGATCGACCTGGAGATCTCGGAGACGGCGAGCCCGGGCACCCGCATCCCGCTGGAGAGCGCCTACGACCCGGACGCCGGCCAGTACGGGGTGCAGAGCTACCGGCTCAGCCCGAGCGAGCTGTTCGCGCTGGAGATCAAGAGCCGCGGGGACGGCTCCCGCTTCGCCGAGCTGGTGGTGGAGAAGCCGCTGGACCGCGAGCGGCAGTCCCGGTACAGCCTGCAGCTGAGCGCGGTGGACGGCGGCGAGCCGCCGCGGGTGGGCAGCACCCAGCTCAACATCCGAGTGATCGACTCGAACGACAACTACCCGCGCTTCGAGAGGGCCGCCTACACGGTCAGCGTGCTGGAGAACGCGCCGCTCGGCTCCCTGGTCACCGAGCTGAAGGCGTCCGACCCGGACGAGGGCAGCAACGGCCAGGTCGTCTACTCGTTCAACAGCTACGTGCCCGAGCGGACCCGCCAGCTCTTCGCGCTCGAGCCCCGCACCGGCGCGCTCACCGTCCGCGGCGACATCGACTACGAGGAGGGCACCGTCTACGAGATCGACGTTCAGGCGAAGGACCTGGGGCCGAACTCCATCCCGGCTCACTGCAAGGTCACCGTGCACGTGGTGGACGTGAACGACAACGTGCCGGTGATCAGCCTCTTCTCGGTCAACAGCGGCACGGTGGAGGTCAGCGAGGCCGCGCCGCCCGGCTACGTGATCGGCCTGGTGCGGGTGTCCGACCGCGACTCCGGGCCCAACGGCCGCGTCCGCTGCCAGCTGCTGGGCGAGCCGCCGTTCCGCCTGCAGGAGTACGAGAGCTTCTACACGGTGCTGGTGGACGGCCGCCTGGACCGGGAGCGGCGGGACCTCTACAACCTGACGGTGCTGGCCAAGGACAGCGGCTCGCCCTCGCTGCAGTCCTCGCGCTCGTTCGGCGTCAGGGTGAGCGACGAGAACGACAACCCGCCGGTGTTCGCGCAGCCCGTCTACCAGGTGATGGTGCAGGAGAACAACACGCCCGGCTCCCACCTGCTCTCGGTGTCCGCCCGCGACCCCGACCTCGGCTCCAACGGCACCGTCTCCTACCAGGTCGCCCCGTCCCAGGTCAAGGACATGCCGGTCTTCACCTACGTCTCCATCAACCCGACCTCGGGCGACGTCTACGCCCTGCGCTCCTTCAACCACGAGCAGACCCGCTCCTTCGAGTTCCAGGTGCTGGCCCGGGACGGCGGGGCGCCTCCGCTGCAGAGCAACGCCACGGTCCGCGTGCTGGTGCTCGACGTCAACGACAACGTGCCGCTCATCTCGGCGCCGCCGCTGGTCAACGGCACCGCGGAGCTCTACATCCCGCGCGGGGTGCCCGCCGGCTACCTGGTCACCGTGCTCAGGGCGGACGACTACGACGACGGCGACAACGGCCGCCTGAGCTACGAGATCGCGGAGGGGGCGCGCGGGCACTTCCACGTGGGCGCGGCCAACGGCGAGATCCGCACGAGCCGCCGCTTCGCCGAGGGCGCCGACACCACCTACGAGCTGGTGGTGGTCGCCCAGGACCACGGCAAGCCCGCGCTCTCCTCCACCGCCCTGATCGTGGTGTACCTGTCGCCCGCCCTGGACGCACAGGAGTCCGGCGGCTCCCTCAACCTCTCGCTGATCTTCATCATCGCCCTGGGCTCCATCGCCGCCATCCTCTTCGTCACCATGATCTTCGTGGCGGTCAAGTGCAAGCGGGACAACAAGGAGATCAGGACCTACAACTGCAGGGTGGCCGAGTACTCCTACGGGCAGCAGAAGAAGCCCAAGAAGAAGGGCAAGATCAGCAAGAACGACATCCGCCTGGTGCCCAGGGACATGGAGGAGACCGACAAGATGAACGTGGTCAGctgctcctccctcacctcctcccTCAACTACTTCGACTACCACCAGCAGACTTTGCCCCTGGGGTGCCGCAGGTCGGAGGCCACCTTCCTGAACGTGGAGAACCAGAACTCGAGGAACGCCGCCGGGAACCACGTGTATCACACCTTCACCAGCACCCAGAGCTCCCAGCAACAGCCAGATCTCATCATCAACGGCATGCCACTTCCAGAG GCAGTCAATCTGTTAAGAGTTGGCATGGAGCCAGCCCTGCATCATCCAAGTTCGGTGCAACTTTGTGTCAGGCCGCTAGCACATGGATGCCCCATCACACTGTCAAGGCTGTTATGGCAGGTGATGATAAAGGGAATAAGTACGGGGGCTTGGGTACAGATGAAGACCTGA